A stretch of Dermochelys coriacea isolate rDerCor1 chromosome 6, rDerCor1.pri.v4, whole genome shotgun sequence DNA encodes these proteins:
- the TMED8 gene encoding protein TMED8 isoform X2: MTKYRAPQGPGDIVMIQSEHTGAVDVLSAELETADLLGEQRKAQPPPLAPPSTWTTCKIREFKAKMGKEKNARLVVKRGEVVTVRVPTHPDGKRVCWEFATDDYDIGFGVYFDWTPVTSTAITVQVSESSDEEDEEEEDEIEGLTPVGDVERGSKSYLRNRYREIMPVYRRDSHRDVQAGSHDYPGEGIYLLKFDNSYSLLRNKTLFFHVYYTS; this comes from the exons ATGACCAAGTACCGTGCCCCACAAGGACCAGGGGATATAGTCATGATACAGTCGGAACACACAGGTGCAGTGGATGTCCTCTCTGCAGAGCTGGAGACTGCAGACCTCCTTGGTGAGCAGAGAAAAG CTCAGCCTCCTCCTCTGGCTCCACCCTCCACTTGGACCACTTGCAAGATAAGGGAATTTAAAGCCAAAATGGGAAAGGAGAAGAATGCTCGGTTGGTGGTGAAACGGGGTGAAGTAGTGACAGTCCGAGTGCCAACACACCCAGATGGGAAGCGTGTTTGCTGGGAGTTTGCTACGGATGATTATGACATTGGCTTTGGGGTCTATTTTGACTGGACTCCTGTCACCAGTACTGCCATTACTGTGCAGGTCAGCGAATCaagtgatgaggaagatgaagagGAAGAAGATGAGATTGAAG GACTCACCCCGGTTGGAGATGTGGAGAGGGGCTCTAAAAGCTATCTACGAAACCGTTATCGGGAGATCATGCCTGTGTACCGAAGGGACAGTCACCGGGATGTGCAGGCAGGCAGCCATGACTACCCGGGCGAGGGCATCTACCTGCTCAAATTTGACAACTCCTACTCCCTCCTACGTAACAAGACTCTCTTCTTTCATGTCTATTACACCAGCtga